The DNA region CAGCCGAGGTTGCGGCTGAAAGACGAAGTTGGAAAAGGAGGTGCAGCACTGCAACGGAACGGTAGAGCATCTGCAACTGAGGCTCGATTCTCCAGGAAGCCGTGAAGGTCTCCCTAGAAAACATGATCAAGGACTATAGCGTTGAAGTCTGGTGTCTCCGGCTGGACAACAACGAGCTCAAGGGTCGGTAtcacaccacaaacacaaagctgtgGCGGCTGATGGCAATCCCACGCCGAGAGAAAAAGGGGTAAGAAGAAAACTCTGCAATACAACATTAAAGTACACACACTTTCAGAAAACTGAAGACGCGCTTCTTGAGAAAAAAGAACACTCCTTTTGTTCCACATTTCAATAAGACCAGAGAGTATTTAGTTGATAAAAGCAAAGGAACAATTCAACTACTGATAAAATGTCTTGACTTTTCTGTCCACTAGCCACTTTGGCACCTAAATTATCTACCAGTCACTTTCTTATTTTAACCAGCAGTTTAAAACTGCTaatcagaaaaataagaaaacaaaatctatAAGATctagttttttatatttcaccaGGTCATTATTAAAACTCGAAGggccttctctctgtctctgtctgtgtctcataCACACAGTAGTGTGCcacttccttctttttctctttctccacctgtctgtcaaaCCAAGAAGGCCCTCCCCCTATATTCTCCATAGCTGCCTCCTCCGCAGATGGCGAGCGAGCTCCAACCATAAACGGAGCTGTTTATACTCTATGCGCTGCATTATTCTCCAAAGCTGAAAAAAGGTGTAACCGGCGAAAAGCCAttaaccaacctccacaatgccgagaagggattgtaattatctgttaactcatatctcatattatTGGAccactttattgcctttatacgagccctgtaaagaaaaaagtcaagtaaTACGTGCATTATaagaaacaaatgttgaatatccagtaaactatttgatttcgctgcaaaatatttactcaaatgtagacTTTTAAGACCTGCTGTTTATAAAGCGTTTAAAACGAGttggccttctttgtataatccccAGACATGTtaatagtgcttttatcagtgaacttttTGTTACAGTCACGTGCTTTAAATGGAAGGTACACTTGCTGTGGTGAAGCCAACCACAAGGCGCGTGTGCCAAAAAAGTTTGATCCAAACTTGTGCAGTGTAGCAACATTGTAGCATTATTGTTGCTAAAATGTTGGGTGGAGTTGTCATTTGAAAGTTAATTTAAACTGTGTGTAACCACTTATGATGAAACATATGCTAACATTGTGTTTTAAACTACGTTACATAACTTAGTGAATGTTTTATTGACAGCAAAATGGGGTTTGTCAAAGTCGGGGGAAAAAATGACGAAGTTTCATACAGGGCACAATTCATTTACCAATTAATAACAATTAAGTTATTACAATTTTGCTAGCACCTAACGCTACAAGCTGTTGATTCAAGAGcttcaagattattttttttggtgccGATCCTGCTCATTTCATTGTTAATGTCGAGTGTCAAATAAAACTGATGACAGCATCTACATCCATTGGTCCGCCTCTGGTTGTCTGAACCAACCTGTCCCTACAAGGAAAAGCTGCACCGGATGTCCTTCTCATCCACTGCAGTGGGAATAACCTGGGACATAGAAGGAGGACCTGCACTACCTCCACCTGCAGTATTCATGAAGATCATCTTTTCTGGTGCCAATCCAGGAGAAATTGTCAAGGCTCGCAGGTTTGTGAACAGTGTTATGGCTACATATTTTCATTGGTTAAGGTTCAGCTTTGTACATCACCCTCACATAAGCTTTGACGTTTCCGGGATTTTTTTGCACGATGGagttcattttattacacattaccGGTTTTCTCAAAATTACAAACTTGTACAGTCACTTATATGAAGCCAAAAATACTGCTATCTCCCTTTGATAGTTTTGAGATAGACCAACATGTGGTGCCATAGTGATATTACAcactgaggatgaggatggcAGAGACTGAGAAGGCCTTTTACCTTAATTTGAAAGAACTCAAGATGTAAATTTATCAACCACAATCCACCATATCTAGTTGTTAAGGAATGAttagggaaggacagaggatgtcgcatgtgcacagattgtaaagccctctgaggcaaatttgtaatttgtgattctgggctatacaaaataaactgaattgaattgaattaggCTCAGCTGCAAATTTCTATCTTTATCTGTTGTTTTAGGATTTTACTACTGGTGCGGCCTGAAACTCCACCTAGAGCCTCTTTCCATCAACCTGCACCACCTGCTCCACCAAAACATTCTGCGAGATAGCTGCAGCCTGTTCCTATTcctacttctttttttccagcaaacTGCACCGTCGCCTCCACTTACTGTCAGGGGCCACCTGATTATTTTCCCAGATACCTGCAGCTCTATCTCCACCCAAAGCCCCAACTAACAAGCTTCACAGCCCCCTCCgccaacacatttttttcttgtggttTTCTAAAGACCGTGTCAGTCTTCACCGACTTCCAGATCTACCAGCGAGAGCCATGAAGACAATTCTCTACGAAAGCAGCGTACCAGAGACACTTATTCCTCCTTCATATCCTGCACATTTACCACCAACTCCTGCTTCTCTCGAGCACCCCTCCCCAAGTCAGTACTACCAGCAGTTTCTCCCCAAGCAGATAAATGGAGGTCTGAATGCAGAGACGCTCCACCCTGAACTCAAGTCTTTTGTTTCTGACCAGGCTGcctaaaaaaaagacaatgagcTTACTCTATTATTCCATATGTGAGCCTTTGCACTATTGCTCAGTACAGTCCATCATTCTCTGCAGTTGTCATGTGACTCCAAGTTTttgcataaaacattaaaatttaattaaaatctaTATTATTTCAGTTTGTCAGCAGAACCCTTTACACACTTAATATGTTCTGATAAGTAACCTTTTATGAAGGCTTTGTAGGAATTATTTATTCCAGTGAAGATAAGATTTGATTAAAACCTTTAACTGGTTAACAGGTAAAATCAACTCCCATTACGGTATAGTACTGCATAGTATTTTACATTGATGTCTATTCATATGATGGTTTGTGTGTCATATGAACACAAACACCATTTCAAGAAGTCGTAACATTGTTATGAATACAGGACATTTGTGGAGTGTCTGCTTGGAGGCCGATTGCCTCACAAGTGCAGTCGAATCACAAGTCTGTACGGTCACAACAAAGCGGCTGCACACGGATGCCGATAAATTGTCGCTATGCGGACGTCATCTGACAGCCTACAAATGTATTTAGAGTTCTGAAAATATGAGAGCATCAAAAAAACTCCGGTATACCACTTAGAGCTGTTGAAATTCTGCCTCTCGTGAGGGAACATGATTGATTCAACATAgacatttacatattcataaCATTTCTGAAAGTCTTGATTTAGTAATCATTCTGATTGACAaaagttcagtttagtttagtttatctGGACTACAGTTGAAGAACATCTTCAATCGTCTGTCTTTTTAACATCTGTATGTCTGAGTCcagaacaaataaatgtgttggaTCGTGTCAGCACGATGTCCGTCAGGATCTGAACCAAACTACACAATCAGATGTAAGGAACCAACAGTTCCTGTTAGATGTGAATACAAAAAagttatacatacatataactATAGAAACAAGGGAGGCAAAATGAAGACACTGATCACATGTCCGCTGTCTAGATTGATTTTGGATAATGTGACGACATACGCACAAGTCAAACACAAAGGTCACTCAAATCATCATGCACATGTGAAATCTAAATTAATTTACTGAATGCCAGGAAAGAATGCCAGTCACCTGCACTATATTCAGATTTGAATAGGTAGGATGACGAGGGGATCCTTCATGCAGTGAAATATTAGCCGTGGTATAAAATTCACTTTTAATGACACTTGAGTTAACTGAATGGTTACAAAGTGAacacaaataacaacaacaaccagttaatgcagctttaaaactcTTTTTGGTCACTTTGGGGCAGTGGAAACCAGCTTATCAACACAATATTGATAAAATATCatcttttaagttgatatggctTGTCAGCAAACAGTCTCATATTTACACATCCATCAGTTAaggagcaacattatcattcattagGAGCCATGCTTAGGTcttgatgaatgtaagtccagtATTTACTCTCTGttagctccgtttttggtctccaccacctcctgagggaaatatatgTCTCTTTCGCTGCTTAATGCTCCACACACATGTTCACCGGCTCGTCTCTTAAcggtgtctgtctgctgttaaGTGCTGAGCCGGAAGTGCACATTTGAGTTTTAAGGCCTTttctgctgaaaacagctggCTGCTGTGGCTGAAAACGACACGATGAAAGCTGTaggagtgaaccaaaacagtgagctAAAGCTcaacaacaaactgaaactgAGGAGGGGAGATGCAGATTCAGCTGATATTTCTGTGTAGGTTCCTCCATTATGAGCAAGCCCTTCCacattgttttaacattattttttataggtATTTGATTATGAAAATACATTCTCTGATTAATCAAATTCTGACTCATTGTTTCAGAACCAATttctgaaaaaaactaaaacattgcATTTTGAAACAGTCCTAACATTTGAACGACCACctgaaattcagattttttttcccccagtgaaTAACAAGTGTCTGTACAATCCGGCAgttataaaatgtcatttcTGTATGTTGAGCTGTCGGATCTCATCCAGTCTGTTACGGTGCAGCTGGAAGGCGGGAGTGACCCAGCGACCACACGAACACTGATCACCACACCAGCTGAATGAGCCCAGCTTAGAGCTGCACTTAGGACAGAGCAGCTACacgcgcgcacacgcacacacgcacacacacacacacacacacacacacacacacaagaagaagGGAAGGAAGTACAATTAGCCCAGATAGAGAGAAAACCTATCGTCCTGCAAGGTTCCCATAATGAGAGATCAGAATATTAGTGGAACCCTCTAAAATTAAAAGCTCTATCTAATAATAACTGAAACACCAAAGTTGACTTGATTAAAATCAATTCAGGTGAGGCTGGGATTGTCTATAGAAGTATTTTATACCAGTTAATATCTGTTCTTCCTGacaggtgtgagtgtgtgcgttaCCTGTCCGTCCATCACTCCGAGTAAAGCCTGTTCCATCCACTGCACAGGTTCGATGAAGTAAGAAGTACACTGGATGTCTCCTAGACGAGAACACGTTCCAtgtcattaatattaaatagGATGTGTTATGTTACCATGGGTTCAGTGAGTTACCTGTATGCTATAACCTGTTTTATTGAGCCtatatttgtgtacattttgaaaagtgTGCGCCTTTAAAAGTTTGTTGAATTAGCTCTAAGCAGTTTTGCAGTGAACCTACAGATGTACACACAACTACCAATGAGGAAAActtaaaatgtgatgaaatgttCTGGAGTTATGTGGagcattttgttttctatgaTTTTTAAGTAGATTTATGGACGTCACCTTGGGCTGGTCTCAAGGAGGCGCCCTCACAGTTTAAAATGGGTTAGATCAACAGCATGGTTGTGCTCTTACCAGTGCTGTTACTGGACTTCTTGTAACCAAAGGCATGCGCTCCTTCTCCTACCGGATGACTGAGAATACTGGAGCTACGGAACAGAGTTCGtctgcggaggaggaggaggaggaggattacAGAGATGGAGTCAGGATGGGTATTTCCTAAATTGCCGTTAATTATTCCTTAAACCAAAGTgataaaatattatatgaaaaaaaaaatctgaaataactGCAGCATTTTTGCATTCaacaacaggttttttttcttattgttggCATCAGGAAGAATATGACAAGGGCAGTAAAGCTTCCTCCTTCAAGGTCTTTGACTGTTCCCATAAGACATGAACTCAGCATCATTAGTAAACTTTTTGCTCCATTCAGCCACCATGTAGACTTGTCCACCTTTCACCTGCACTTCCTGCAGCGATAGGACACTTCAGAGGAGCTGGAGTGGGCAGGGTCGACGGCAAACAGCTCCCTGGGGACGTGCTGCAACTCTACTCACACACATTGAAATGAATCCATGTAAGAAAAGAGTTTGTGTTGGCTACTTATCTGCcacatttttaatcaaactaaattattttgtgtgtgtttgtgtgcgtgatTACCGGGGTACTTCTCTGTGATCTTGGTCAGTCTGTACTGTTTGTACAGAGGACTGGAGGTGTCCACTTCACACTGCAGGGCCTCGTACAGACATAACTGCTCCTCAAACCCAGGGTTGACCCTGAAACACACCCAATAGCTATCGATCATCTGTCCGTCCTCTGATAATGACATCTGTTCAGAAGAAGTACTCTTAAAGGGTCTCACAAACTACAGACATACTTTCAGGCTTTTTCAGCCAGTCAGTAAATAAAAGAGACTTTCAAGAAACagtgcaggcacacacacacacacacacacacacacacacacacacacacacacacacacacacacacacacacacacacacacacacacacacacacacacttactgtacGTCCTGTTTGACAGTCTTCAGTTTATGGTAAGCCTCAGTGAAGCCCAGCTGGTATCTCTTCATTAGATAAGCAGTAACGATTGTGGCACTGCGACTCCGACCGgcctgactgacacacacacatacacacaacttGTTTTATCGATAATTTATTGATgatagaaattattttttaatgaaagaaatgGTTTGTTGCAGCCCCagtttatgtatgtatacatacacatatatatacatgtataatcAATTGATTAACACAGGGTTGGAGTAAAACACTGGATGGAAACTCATCTAGAGGCATcttgttgacctctgaccccttaCCAGTGAACGAGTGCAGCGCTGCCTCCATCCAAAGCCTCCTGAATGAACAGGAAGCAGACGTCCATGTGACtcaggaggtcagaggtcacctcATCCAGAACGTTGACCCACTTCCTACGGAAGCCCCCATCAGCAGGAACCAGAGGGGCGGGGTCCACAGAGTCCACGGACAGGATGTGAGTGACAGCTGCGTCGGCCAATGCCTGGCTGTCATTGAGGTCGGCCGCAGTGCCGATGTACAGACCGGGGTCCACCAGGAGCATgactgcagagacagagacagagctgaacCTTATGTCTGCTTAAAAAGGCAATACAAGATCaggaattaaaatgtattaaattaaaaaagctccttaatgttttttctttctttgttttttgactAACATTTGTTAGATATTTTGATTCTAAAACTTggatagaatatatatatatatatatatataaatatatatatatataaatatatataaataaatatatatatatataatatatatatatataaatatatatatatttaaatatatatatatataaatatatataaatatatatataaatatatatatatatatatatatatatatatatatatatataaaaggacTATCAATACAtggtaatttaaaaaacatagcCGGTGatattttttagatttctttCTTATGCTgcattactttttcattttctttataagGGGGCAGATTTAATTTCCAAATTCCatgttttacatatatttttttattggtaatATGGGGGGGTCACTGTATACGTCATCGGCTTCTGGTCCGCTCCTATCACATCTGTTTAACTTCTGTCATCTGTTGAACCCTGTTTGTATAAATGCAATTTgaagtgatgtgttttttagctACTATACATTGATGAAACTGAGCCCAAAAATACTCCAAAAGGGCTTGACTTGAACCTCAACATGACAGAAGCACTGAACATTTCCATTGGTACATTTTGCTCATACCTTAGTTATCTCACCTCGTTCGCCTGCCACTTGTTTTAGTTCTTCCGGTACAACTCTGCTTTTAACACGTAATAGACGGACTGGGTTGAAAACAACTGACTACAACAACACATAAAGCCGAGCTCGATGTGAAAGAAAACGTGAAGTCACTGAGGCAGAGACAGCTCATAAAGTAATGTTATGAAGAATCTTTTACTCATGCTTTGACTGAGGTGTTTGGTTCGTCCGTGGAATTGTCCGGGCGGAAACAAACAGGCGGGCTCGTTAGTTCCGGAGTTACACCGAATTCGGTAACCGCTCAGatttcaactttattttgacatatttcacCGAACATGGTGGCAAAATAGCATTTACATCGGGTCACAAATGTTAGCAGTCGTGTTATTGATGTCATCATGTCCAAAGCCATAGAGTACCGTGGGCGAGTCGTGGTTTGTGTGCCttgacacttttctttttataggaCTACCACCTATATCATTGTTATCGAAGACAATTTTAAAAGCTGTGTGTATTTTGATAGAATTTTCAGATTTCCCATGAGCCACTTGTTGGCCCAAACCCTGATTGTTTGCATACCAGATGCAATCTGTTAACCAGAATGTGGTGACACATACTATCCAtctacataaatacacatatttaacCAGAATGTGGTGACACTGGGGTGGATGTTTAGTGTTCTGTTTACTGAAAATTTTGATTTCCCACAAAAAAGATGCAATCTGTTACAGTACATTATTTAACCAGAATGTGGTGACACTGGGGTGGATGTTTAGTGTTCTGTTtactgaaaatgaacaaaagccaaaaaaagtggaaaatctAGCTGGATGATAATAAGTACGGCAGAGACTCAGATACGATTCAATCCAAAGAATCCGATGTCACTTCATCTTCTCACAGTAGGCCTCAATAGAACAGTGCTTTATGACTGTTCAATGTATCACTTTTCAATGTACCCTAGTGGAAGTCCAGGTAGGATTCATGACTGCCTATTTAAAGGGTGAAGGGAGGATGTCAGCAGGATGAGGTAATGCAAGCACACACTGGTAAGCAACCCACAGTCCCATCGGGGAGTCATTACCAGTGTCAACAGAAGAGAGTAGGAGTAGTTAAAGCAGACAAAGTAAATGCATATCTGCAAGATAAATCCTGGCAGCTACAGAgaaaatcaattcaattcaattcagtttattttgtatagcccagaatcacaaattacaaatttgcctcagagggctttacaatctgtacgaCATGtccgacatcctctgtccttccctcacatcacatcggcacaggaaaaactcccctaaaaaacccctttaacagggagaaaaaaggaagaaacctctgggagaacgacagaggagggatccttctcccaggatggacagaatgcaatagatgtcatgtgtacagaatgaacagcataacagagatacaacacattcaatgtatatgacataaatgattcatataataagactacttataataacagcagcaattattatagtagaattataattatgaaaatgaaaatcagacacGTTTCTCAAATAAACAGTCTGACTTTGTGTTGCCTAtcactaataacaataataactttatttatatggcacccaattacaaagtgcttcacaagcAATCAAATACGAGAATAGTCATCGAGAAGGTCAGCTGGGCCAGTGAAGGGAAGCTGAAATATTGGAGAACTGATCAAGCTTTTGAGATTTGGTTAAAAGTCTGGCAGCTGTGTAATCATGTTTTGACCAAGGCATGTAAACACAGCATTACAATAATCCAGAAATGAAGTGATAAAAGCATGAACAACTCTTTCTTATTGAAGAAATGATCAAACTCCAGCAACATTTCTCAAGTGTAAAAACAAGACTGAGCTAGCTCTTTAACATTGGACTCGAGATTGAGATTGTGAGCTAGAATCCCACCAAGGTTCTTAGAGCAGGCAGAGCTCGTCCATGTTCTCATGGCCTATAATAAAGACTTCCGTTTACGAGGAATTAAGCTGAAGAAAATTGATGGTTTGCAGGACGAGTACAGctgtgtgtcgtctgcataGCAATGAAATGACATATTAATCGATAATGTGACAGAAGGGAGTATTAGGAgtagaaaataaaattgttCCTATAATGGAGCCCTGAGGCACCCCATACATAGACGATGCTTCAGAGGATGTTAAGTTATCAACAGACACAAcaaattttctttttgaaagaTATTAGGAGAACCACTGGAGGGCTGGTCCCTAAGATACCAATCCATGTTCTCAACCTTTCAATAATAATGCTACAATCCATCGTGTCAAAGTGGTGCTAAAATCTAAGAGTTAAAGGACTTTAATTTGCAATCACACGGTCAGGTGGACTGAATATCTATTCCTCTTTCAGTTATGTTTGGTTTGCCTGACGTATTTTAATTACACGTTTCATAATGTCTGTCTGGCCTCCTGTTTCTCAAGAtcaactgtatgtgtgtgtgtttgttaatgtgtgtgtggtgttctGAACCTCCCACCAGTATGAGTCCCACTGTCTGTACATGGTCACAATGTGGGGTGCTTATAAAGTTTTATGAGCTGCTTTAATCCAACTGTCTGACCAATCACACCCCTTCCTAAGGGCTCATTAGAGGAGTGAGATCAACAGGTGAATGGGAACAGAGTGggtgtgttgatgtgtttggTCCACTGCAGTGACTCATTCCCATTGGATCATCTCTCTAGCAGATGGCCTGTCAGTGTCAGCAAGCTGATTTGCAACAGATGTCAAACAGCCTTTTCCTACTTTTCAAATCCTTCATGTCAAACTTCTGTTTTTAAGAAACCCACTATGTGTAGAATGGTTATGTGATCAGCCATTTTCCATCCATTCAATGTCATTCCTCTTATctggggcctcttaccagtctGGGATTTTAGCACCTTTCTATGTATGATGATGGAAGTTTTGTAGAAAAATCAAACAATCTAAGTGCAAACATGTCAGGAGGAAGACAGTTATGATAAGGGTCTGCACCGTAACTGCAATATTAAATTGAAAACGAGAGATCATGTTATTCACCATATTCAACATCTGTTTAGTTGTTAATTTGAAAAATGCACGGACGttcttgttcatttttgttttcatgattttagGGAAAGTGGAGAGTTGCACGATAATAAgttgaggaaataaaaaatctgttaaaCTGCAAGGAGTTGTACAAGAATATATTGAATTTCAAGTCAATTTAATGTGCTTAGACATCATAAAAGATTTCAAACAATGTTGTCAAAGTTGAGCATGACCTTGAGACCATAGTTTGACAAAATAGTCATAAGTTAGCTCTAGACTAAACAGTCACAGTTACAATATCAGTCACTTTGGCTGTAACAGTAAAGTTTGAATTGCTGTAAATTTACGGTGGATTAACAACAGTATTTTACAGAAtttcataataattaataaataataaactaattACCATAAAACCCTGTTATTCTACTATTACATACTGTAATCCAATATACAATAAGATACTGTTAAAATCAATTACAGGAGCTGCaccataaaataacaataaattacTGGCGTCTCTGCTGCCagtattttactgttatttaaaggtgaaaatGTTTAGTGTTCAACTCCTTTGTAATGCAATATCAAAGAAGGAGTCTCAATGGAGTCTCGTAGCTTCGAGAGCTAGATAAAGGCTTCTGTTTCCCGTCAGTaagggctgtctgacagcaTGTTATGGAATTGAAAAATcctctaaatatagcgtacatttaaactgatattgatgtttttaaaatacgtccacagcagtacattactttgctttgctttgctttgcacAAGAGTCCCGTgatggtactcctgtctgtttctccaaactccatctactgtaggtaaaacactgactatgaagaagaataaatccAAAAGTAAGCATTCTATCCACATGAAACTACAGTAAATGCCTCACCAGATTGACCCCTGtcatttatttcctctctttGGCTCTTTTTCGCCCTCATCGTCTCGTTGTGAAAGTCACCCACATGTAGACACTGTTTACGACCCACGGACTGAGCTTAACTGTTGAGACTCCGCTGAATAAttgtcaaaaaaacacatgacatcaGTTTGGCTGGCTCAAGCACCTCATTCCTCAAGTTGGCTGGCAGAGAAAACAGCTGGGAGTAATATCACATGTGGATGGAGCCACAGACCTCACAagctggaaataaaaacactgaaataatttAGGGGAGagctggaaataaaaacactgaaataatttaggggagtttttcctgtgccaatgtgagggttccgggacagaggatgtcgcatgtgtacagattgtaaagccctctgaggcaaatttgtaatatgtgattctgggctatacaaaataaactgaatttaatttaattgaattgaaatattgCACTTAAATACTGTAAGATTTTGGATTGATTTAAAGGCAAATTAAAAGAATAGTAGACCTTAAAAATGATtgaatattgtaaaatgttgaacataaaaaacacaagaaggaAGTAATAGACAGGcctccaaaaacacacaatgaaaagGGGTCATTTGTAATTAGTTACTTTCCCCTTCTGGCCTTGAAACGGGTTTACTGTGTGTAGGAGTTCATTTATTGCCAGTGTAGGAAGTTTAAATACATCTTTGCTGTATTTTAATGAGTCTgcgggtgtgtgtttgtgtgtgatggtaATTAAAAGTGTCCTGCCTCAGTGCCTTTGTCTCATATATAAGACCAACAGACTTGACAGACTGAAGGAAGACAAGGAGAGGTGACTTACTGAGGAGGTGACTGctgattctctctctttctgttacTGTGACAGcgtgtctctctctgtacatCCTTAACCTTCGTACGGCTCAGCTTCTGTTTGGTGTGAAGATGATGACGAGGATGATGgaaatgtctctgtgtcttctgtTGCTTGGCCTTGCTGTGACctacactgctgctgctggtccagGTAGGACACATTGATTAAACCTTACAAATCTACACTATATGGCATGTTGTGTACAATTCTCCTCTGATGCATCATAGTGTACCTATACCTTAGAATGTCTGTTGTATAAAATGTCTGCTAATGTAGTTGTGAAACTGTGTCATGTCTTACATTGTACTTAAAATAACCTGCAAcccaaaaacatgaaatgtctCATAATGCACATATAATGCTCAAGTAAAGTCCCTAGTATGCCTTATGATATCTGGTACACGCCTACTACGGCTGTCTAATATTTCAGCTAAGCTATGGTAATACCTAATGTTTAATATTCTATCCATTAAATGTCTCACATTCCACTTGATGATGTCTGAAGTTATGATATTGTTCAGTACACTTGAATGAAAAGCTAAGTATTCCTTAAACACCATGCCGTCTCCCCTCAGCCAGCTGCGTGGATCGCTGTGGAGAGCTTTTCACCAGAGGCCAGCGCTGTGCCTGTGACTCCAGCTGCCTGCAACATAATGAGTGCTGCCCAGACTTCCAGGCTTCTTGCATCACTGGTATGACACTCAAcagatcaatatatatatatatatagtaccttTCATTGATTCATTTGTGGGGATTAACATTAGtttgcataaaaaaagtaaca from Anoplopoma fimbria isolate UVic2021 breed Golden Eagle Sablefish chromosome 8, Afim_UVic_2022, whole genome shotgun sequence includes:
- the dusp12 gene encoding dual specificity protein phosphatase 12 — protein: MLLVDPGLYIGTAADLNDSQALADAAVTHILSVDSVDPAPLVPADGGFRRKWVNVLDEVTSDLLSHMDVCFLFIQEALDGGSAALVHCQAGRSRSATIVTAYLMKRYQLGFTEAYHKLKTVKQDVQVNPGFEEQLCLYEALQCEVDTSSPLYKQYRLTKITEKYPELQHVPRELFAVDPAHSSSSEVSYRCRKCRRTLFRSSSILSHPVGEGAHAFGYKKSSNSTGDIQCTSYFIEPVQWMEQALLGVMDGQLLCPKCSSKLGSFSWCGDQCSCGRWVTPAFQLHRNRLDEIRQLNIQK